Proteins encoded within one genomic window of Maridesulfovibrio bastinii DSM 16055:
- the rplR gene encoding 50S ribosomal protein L18, translated as MKMTKDQARRRKKIRIRKKISGTGDRPRLVVFRSNKHIYAQLVDDVLGKTITASSTASLKDVKLTCDGAIAVGKDIAEKAKGLNVEKVVFDRNGYIYHGRVKALADAAREGGLKF; from the coding sequence ATGAAAATGACTAAAGACCAGGCCAGACGCCGCAAAAAAATCCGTATCCGCAAAAAAATCAGTGGTACTGGAGATCGTCCGCGTCTCGTCGTTTTCCGTTCCAACAAGCACATTTACGCTCAGCTTGTAGATGACGTGCTTGGAAAGACTATTACCGCTTCTTCTACAGCATCCCTCAAAGATGTTAAGCTCACTTGCGACGGAGCAATCGCCGTAGGTAAAGATATAGCTGAAAAGGCCAAAGGCCTTAACGTAGAAAAGGTAGTCTTTGACCGTAACGGATATATCTATCACGGCAGGGTCAAGGCCCTTGCAGACGCCGCTCGTGAGGGTGGCCTGAAATTCTAA
- the map gene encoding type I methionyl aminopeptidase: MKKYRGIYLKNDKEIGLMREANRLVSVILDMLGETIKPGISTMDLENVAVKACEDFGVQPGFKGYQGFPFALCCSVNEEIVHGFPSEKRILNEGDIVSIDMGVVYKGFNGDSARTYPVGKVAPETQQLLDVTRDSLMKGIEQVKAGNNLYDVSKAIQDYAESFGFGIVRRYVGHGIGRNLHEKPEIPNFVPAGLPGVTLRTGMALAIEPMVTQGSYEVEVLPDNWTAVTKDRKLAAHFEHTVAVTSDGADILSIS, from the coding sequence TTGAAAAAATATAGAGGAATTTACCTCAAAAATGATAAAGAGATTGGCCTCATGCGTGAGGCCAATCGTCTTGTTTCTGTAATCCTTGATATGCTGGGCGAAACTATTAAGCCCGGCATTTCGACTATGGACCTTGAAAATGTTGCTGTTAAAGCATGTGAAGATTTCGGGGTACAACCTGGTTTTAAAGGATATCAAGGATTTCCATTTGCTCTTTGCTGTTCAGTAAATGAAGAGATTGTACATGGTTTTCCTTCTGAAAAAAGAATCTTGAATGAAGGTGACATTGTCAGTATTGACATGGGCGTTGTTTATAAAGGCTTCAATGGCGATTCAGCGAGAACTTATCCTGTTGGAAAGGTCGCTCCTGAAACCCAGCAGCTCCTTGACGTCACCCGTGATTCTTTAATGAAAGGAATAGAACAGGTTAAAGCCGGTAATAATCTTTATGATGTATCAAAAGCCATTCAGGACTATGCTGAATCCTTTGGTTTTGGTATTGTAAGAAGATATGTCGGTCATGGCATCGGTCGTAACTTGCACGAAAAGCCTGAAATACCTAATTTTGTTCCGGCAGGTCTGCCTGGTGTGACTTTACGCACCGGTATGGCTCTTGCCATTGAGCCTATGGTTACTCAGGGCTCTTATGAAGTTGAAGTGCTGCCTGACAATTGGACGGCAGTAACCAAAGACCGCAAACTTGCTGCTCATTTTGAACATACTGTTGCTGTTACAAGTGACGGTGCTGACATTCTGAGCATCTCATAA
- the secY gene encoding preprotein translocase subunit SecY, whose product MALSGVDNIARLPELKKKLLWTFLLLAVYRIGIHIPVPGVDSSALADFFESVSNTLFGLFDMFSGGGLRNLSIFALGIMPYISASIIIQLLTVVSPELKRLSNEEGAQGRKKITQYTRYGTVLITLVQGFGIAVGLESMSSPTGASVVLHAGWAFRGITILTLTAGTIFLMWLGEQMTDRGIGNGISMIIFAGIVAKLPSAIFNTVRLMKAGEISLFILLLVAAVMIAILAFIVYMERGQRRIPIHYAKRMMGRKMFGGQTTHLPLRINTAGVIPPIFASSILMFPATLATFSNVEWLKKVSSYFTPDSIIYNIVFIALIIFFCYFYTAIMFDPKGISENIQKQGGFIPGIRPGVKTREYIDKVLTRITLWGAFYVAAICVIPILLIKQFNVPFYFGGTALLIVVGVAMDFMGKIESYLISRQYEGLMGKGSKLKGRH is encoded by the coding sequence GTGGCATTGTCTGGAGTAGATAATATTGCCCGTCTGCCTGAACTGAAGAAAAAGCTCCTTTGGACTTTTCTTCTTCTGGCTGTCTACCGGATCGGGATTCATATCCCGGTTCCGGGAGTAGACAGTTCAGCATTGGCCGATTTTTTTGAGAGCGTGTCTAACACGCTCTTCGGCCTTTTTGACATGTTTTCAGGCGGCGGGTTGCGTAACCTGTCCATTTTCGCGCTGGGCATCATGCCCTATATCTCTGCGTCAATCATTATTCAACTTCTCACTGTTGTAAGTCCTGAGCTTAAAAGACTAAGCAATGAAGAAGGTGCGCAGGGACGCAAGAAAATCACCCAGTACACCCGCTACGGAACTGTCCTTATTACTTTAGTGCAGGGATTCGGAATAGCTGTAGGTTTGGAAAGTATGTCCAGCCCTACAGGTGCTTCTGTTGTCCTGCATGCAGGTTGGGCATTTCGCGGCATAACCATATTGACTTTGACTGCAGGTACCATTTTCCTTATGTGGCTCGGTGAACAAATGACCGACCGCGGTATCGGAAACGGTATCTCTATGATCATTTTCGCAGGTATTGTCGCTAAGTTGCCTTCAGCAATTTTCAATACCGTAAGACTCATGAAAGCTGGTGAAATCTCACTTTTCATTTTGCTTCTTGTCGCAGCGGTGATGATCGCTATTCTTGCTTTCATCGTTTATATGGAAAGGGGACAGCGCAGAATACCAATTCATTACGCCAAGCGTATGATGGGACGAAAAATGTTTGGGGGCCAGACAACACATCTGCCTCTTAGAATCAACACCGCAGGTGTTATTCCTCCCATTTTTGCATCCAGTATTCTGATGTTTCCTGCTACATTGGCCACTTTTTCTAATGTTGAGTGGCTTAAAAAGGTATCGTCTTACTTTACTCCTGACTCCATAATTTATAATATAGTTTTTATCGCACTGATTATTTTCTTCTGTTATTTCTACACAGCGATCATGTTTGATCCTAAAGGAATTTCAGAAAATATTCAGAAGCAGGGCGGTTTTATCCCAGGAATACGCCCCGGTGTAAAAACCAGAGAGTATATTGACAAGGTCTTGACCAGAATTACTCTTTGGGGTGCATTTTATGTCGCCGCGATTTGCGTTATCCCTATCCTGCTTATCAAACAGTTTAATGTACCGTTTTATTTTGGTGGTACTGCGCTTTTGATTGTGGTAGGAGTCGCCATGGACTTCATGGGCAAGATTGAGTCCTATCTGATTTCCCGTCAGTATGAAGGATTAATGGGTAAGGGAAGCAAACTTAAGGGAAGGCACTAG
- the rplB gene encoding 50S ribosomal protein L2, whose translation MAIRKLKPTSAGRRFQTVSTFEEISKSAPEKALSKGLTKKAGRNSNGRVTSRRRGGGNKRLYRFVDFKRNKLDIPATVSAIEYDPNRSARIALLNYADGEKRYILAPVGLNVGDKILSGEGADIKPGNALVLKNIPVGTIIHNIELHPGNGGQFCRAAGTYAQLVAKEGKYALLRMPSGEVRKVLATCCATVGQVGNIHHENITIGKAGRNRWLGRRPKVRGVAMNPIDHPLGGGEGRSAGGRHPVSPWGMPAKGYKTRKKKKPSSKLIVKRRGQK comes from the coding sequence GATTTCAAAGTCTGCACCGGAAAAAGCTCTTTCAAAGGGCTTGACTAAAAAGGCAGGTAGGAACAGCAACGGCCGGGTAACATCCCGTCGTCGTGGCGGCGGCAACAAGCGTCTTTATCGTTTTGTTGACTTCAAGCGTAATAAGCTTGATATCCCCGCTACTGTTTCAGCTATAGAATATGATCCCAACAGAAGCGCACGCATCGCACTGCTTAATTACGCAGATGGTGAAAAGCGTTATATCCTTGCTCCTGTCGGCCTCAATGTAGGCGACAAGATCCTTTCTGGTGAAGGAGCTGATATCAAGCCCGGTAATGCTCTTGTTCTCAAGAACATCCCTGTTGGTACGATCATTCACAATATTGAATTGCATCCCGGCAATGGCGGACAGTTCTGCCGTGCAGCCGGTACATACGCCCAGCTGGTCGCTAAAGAAGGCAAATATGCCCTTTTGCGTATGCCCTCAGGCGAAGTACGCAAGGTTCTCGCAACCTGCTGTGCTACCGTTGGACAGGTTGGAAACATCCACCATGAAAATATTACCATCGGTAAAGCTGGACGTAACCGCTGGCTCGGTCGTAGACCTAAAGTCAGAGGTGTTGCTATGAACCCGATCGATCATCCGCTTGGCGGTGGTGAAGGTCGTAGCGCCGGTGGTAGGCACCCTGTCTCTCCGTGGGGTATGCCTGCGAAGGGATACAAGACCCGCAAAAAGAAGAAACCTTCTTCCAAGCTCATTGTTAAACGCCGCGGGCAGAAGTAG
- the rplF gene encoding 50S ribosomal protein L6 — translation MSRIGNKAIQIPSGVEVKVGADNVTVKGPLGSISTPVNSMVTYTVADGVVEVGRTGDTRQERAQHGLRRTLLANCIEGVTKGFTKSLEAIGVGYKISVQGKNVVLNVGFSHPVNFPLPDGIDAKVDGGKLSISGVDKQLVGEVAATMRRVRPPEPYKGKGIKYVDEQIRRKAGKSGKK, via the coding sequence ATGTCCAGAATTGGAAATAAAGCCATACAAATACCTTCAGGAGTGGAAGTTAAAGTCGGTGCTGATAACGTAACCGTTAAAGGCCCTCTGGGGTCTATCTCCACTCCCGTCAACTCAATGGTCACTTACACAGTGGCTGATGGAGTTGTCGAGGTTGGCCGTACTGGTGATACCCGTCAGGAACGTGCTCAGCACGGTCTCCGCCGTACCCTTCTTGCTAACTGCATTGAAGGTGTTACAAAGGGATTTACTAAGTCACTTGAGGCCATAGGTGTTGGATATAAAATATCTGTCCAGGGAAAAAACGTCGTTCTGAACGTCGGTTTCTCCCATCCTGTGAACTTCCCTCTGCCTGATGGCATTGATGCCAAGGTAGATGGTGGTAAACTGTCTATCAGCGGCGTTGACAAGCAGCTCGTAGGTGAAGTCGCCGCGACCATGCGCAGGGTACGTCCGCCCGAACCTTATAAGGGTAAGGGTATCAAGTACGTCGACGAACAGATCAGACGTAAAGCCGGTAAGTCCGGTAAGAAATAG
- the rplO gene encoding 50S ribosomal protein L15 — MRLHELYPFPEERKNRKRIGRGSGSGWGKTAGRGHKGQNARSGGGVPAYFEGGQMPIARRLPKRGFKNPFREEYVALNVGMIVEAFEGKTEISIDEIYERGLCKRGALVKVLGMGEVNAAVTIEAHRFSASATDKITKAGGTAKALEG, encoded by the coding sequence ATGAGGCTGCATGAATTATATCCGTTCCCCGAGGAACGCAAAAACCGTAAACGCATAGGTCGCGGCAGCGGCTCCGGCTGGGGTAAAACAGCCGGCCGTGGACATAAAGGTCAGAACGCCCGCTCCGGTGGTGGTGTTCCCGCCTACTTTGAAGGTGGTCAGATGCCTATTGCCCGTCGTCTTCCTAAGCGTGGATTCAAGAATCCTTTCCGCGAAGAGTATGTTGCTCTTAATGTTGGAATGATTGTTGAAGCCTTCGAAGGTAAAACCGAGATTTCCATTGATGAGATTTACGAACGCGGCCTTTGTAAAAGAGGCGCACTCGTTAAGGTTCTCGGTATGGGTGAAGTAAACGCAGCGGTAACCATTGAAGCTCATCGTTTCAGTGCATCCGCAACCGATAAAATCACCAAGGCCGGTGGTACGGCTAAAGCTCTGGAAGGATAA
- the rpsK gene encoding 30S ribosomal protein S11: MAKPRRSGKKREKKNVPVGLAHVQSTFNNTIITFTDLKGNVVSWATSGGAGFKGSRKSTPFAAQIAAETAAKKAQDQGMRTVGIFVKGPGSGREAAMRAISNVGMKVNFIRDITPIPHNGCRPPKRRRV; the protein is encoded by the coding sequence ATGGCTAAACCCCGCCGTTCGGGCAAAAAAAGAGAAAAGAAGAATGTACCTGTTGGGCTTGCTCACGTACAGTCTACTTTCAATAATACTATAATTACCTTCACTGATCTGAAAGGTAACGTTGTAAGTTGGGCCACATCTGGTGGCGCTGGGTTCAAGGGTTCAAGAAAATCCACACCCTTCGCTGCTCAGATTGCTGCCGAAACAGCAGCTAAGAAGGCTCAGGACCAAGGTATGCGTACCGTTGGTATTTTCGTAAAAGGCCCTGGTTCCGGTCGTGAAGCTGCAATGCGCGCCATCAGTAACGTTGGCATGAAAGTCAACTTCATTCGCGACATCACACCTATCCCGCACAACGGCTGTCGTCCGCCGAAACGTCGCCGCGTTTAG
- the rpsM gene encoding 30S ribosomal protein S13 has translation MARIAGVDLPNNKRLDIALTYIYGIGRTTALKILDTVGIDWTINSSELSGEQVNTIRQEIEDNYKVEGDLRRDQNASIKRLMDIGAYRGLRHRRGLPCRGQRSHTNARTRKGPRRSVMSRKRK, from the coding sequence GTGGCACGCATCGCTGGAGTAGACCTGCCTAACAACAAGCGTTTGGATATTGCTTTGACTTATATTTACGGCATCGGCCGTACCACCGCTCTCAAGATTCTTGATACCGTTGGAATAGATTGGACAATCAATTCCTCTGAGCTTAGTGGTGAACAGGTCAACACAATTAGACAGGAAATTGAAGACAACTACAAGGTTGAAGGTGACCTTCGCCGTGATCAGAACGCTTCCATTAAGCGTCTTATGGATATCGGTGCTTACCGCGGTCTTCGTCATCGCAGAGGCCTTCCCTGTCGTGGTCAGAGGTCACACACCAACGCAAGGACTCGTAAAGGTCCTCGTCGTTCTGTGATGAGCAGAAAAAGAAAGTAA
- the rpmC gene encoding 50S ribosomal protein L29: protein MKASELRELDTTQLSEKLDEFRKELFNLRFQHATAQLENTQRICVVKKSIARIQTIQREKQLGA, encoded by the coding sequence ATGAAAGCATCAGAACTTCGTGAACTTGATACCACGCAGCTGAGTGAAAAGCTTGATGAATTCAGAAAAGAGCTTTTCAATCTCCGTTTTCAGCACGCAACTGCGCAGCTTGAAAACACTCAGAGGATTTGCGTTGTTAAAAAAAGCATCGCAAGAATCCAGACCATTCAGCGCGAAAAGCAACTGGGAGCATAA
- the rplE gene encoding 50S ribosomal protein L5 has product MTRLEKIYTDKVSPALQKEFGYKSSMEIPCIKSVSLNIGFGEASQNAKLIDGVVAELTAIAGQKAVVTRAKKSIAAFKLREGMPVGSRVSLHRDFMWDFLDKLMSFALPRVRDFRGIPDKGFDGRGNFTLGIKDITIFPEITVDEVEVPKGLNVTIVTSAKTDKEGKMLLELLGMPFKK; this is encoded by the coding sequence ATGACACGTCTCGAAAAAATATATACGGACAAGGTCAGCCCGGCCCTTCAGAAGGAATTCGGGTACAAGAGCTCGATGGAAATCCCTTGCATAAAGTCGGTTTCCCTCAATATCGGGTTCGGCGAAGCTAGCCAGAACGCAAAGCTCATAGACGGCGTTGTAGCTGAACTGACTGCAATAGCAGGTCAGAAAGCAGTCGTCACTCGTGCAAAGAAGTCCATCGCAGCATTCAAACTGCGTGAAGGTATGCCTGTAGGCAGCCGTGTTTCTCTTCACAGAGATTTCATGTGGGACTTCCTTGACAAGCTTATGAGCTTTGCTCTCCCGCGTGTTCGCGACTTTCGCGGCATCCCGGACAAGGGCTTTGACGGACGCGGTAACTTCACTCTCGGTATCAAGGATATTACCATATTCCCTGAAATCACCGTAGACGAAGTTGAAGTGCCTAAAGGGCTGAACGTGACAATAGTCACCTCCGCTAAAACAGATAAAGAAGGCAAGATGCTCCTCGAGCTTCTTGGAATGCCCTTCAAGAAATAA
- the rpsC gene encoding 30S ribosomal protein S3, which yields MGQKVHPYGFRLGYTKNWVSRWYSSKDYPAFVFEDDKIRKYVKKKIFHAGVAKIEIERAGGKIRLIVHTARPGIVIGRKGVEIEKLRDELRKKFDKEFSLEVSEIRRPETDAQLVAESIAQQLERRVAFRRAMKRTVGLAMKFGAEGIKVSCGGRLAGAEIARTEWYREGRVPLQTLRADIDYGVARASTTYGVIGVKVWIFKGEILDHEVEQ from the coding sequence ATGGGTCAGAAAGTACATCCATATGGTTTTAGACTCGGTTACACCAAGAACTGGGTTTCAAGGTGGTACTCGAGTAAAGACTATCCGGCTTTTGTCTTTGAAGATGATAAAATTCGTAAGTACGTCAAAAAGAAAATCTTCCATGCAGGCGTTGCTAAGATTGAAATCGAACGCGCCGGTGGTAAGATCCGTCTGATCGTACACACTGCACGTCCCGGTATTGTTATCGGACGTAAGGGTGTAGAGATTGAAAAGCTTCGCGACGAACTTCGCAAAAAATTCGACAAAGAATTCTCCCTTGAAGTAAGTGAGATTCGTCGTCCTGAAACCGATGCTCAGCTCGTAGCAGAAAGCATCGCTCAGCAGCTGGAACGCCGTGTTGCATTCCGTCGTGCCATGAAGCGCACTGTCGGTCTCGCAATGAAATTCGGCGCAGAAGGCATTAAGGTTTCCTGCGGCGGACGTCTTGCCGGAGCAGAAATCGCACGTACCGAATGGTACCGCGAAGGTCGTGTTCCTCTTCAGACTCTTCGTGCAGACATCGATTACGGTGTAGCACGCGCCAGCACCACTTATGGTGTTATCGGCGTTAAGGTCTGGATTTTCAAAGGCGAAATTCTTGATCATGAGGTGGAACAGTAA
- the rpmD gene encoding 50S ribosomal protein L30 has product MLKVKLVRSRYGHNPSQRKTIAALGLHKIRQEKSFEDTPAVRGMIKKVEHLVEVTES; this is encoded by the coding sequence GTGCTTAAAGTTAAACTCGTACGCAGCAGATACGGTCATAATCCCTCTCAGAGGAAAACAATCGCTGCTCTCGGTCTGCATAAAATCAGACAGGAGAAATCCTTTGAAGACACACCGGCAGTTCGCGGTATGATCAAAAAGGTAGAGCACCTTGTGGAGGTAACTGAATCATGA
- a CDS encoding type Z 30S ribosomal protein S14 yields MARTALKVKASRKPKFKVRAYNRCPICGRPKAFLRKYGLCRICFREKALAGELPGVRKASW; encoded by the coding sequence GTGGCCAGGACAGCGTTAAAGGTCAAGGCTTCACGCAAACCTAAATTTAAGGTTCGCGCATATAACAGATGCCCCATCTGCGGACGTCCCAAGGCTTTTCTTAGAAAATACGGTCTTTGCCGTATCTGCTTTAGAGAAAAAGCCCTTGCGGGTGAACTGCCCGGCGTGCGTAAAGCCAGCTGGTAA
- the rpmJ gene encoding 50S ribosomal protein L36, with the protein MKVRPSVKKICPKCKVIRRKGVLRVICEDPRHKQRQG; encoded by the coding sequence ATGAAAGTAAGACCATCTGTTAAAAAGATTTGTCCCAAGTGCAAAGTAATCAGACGCAAAGGTGTTCTGCGTGTTATCTGCGAAGATCCCAGACACAAACAGCGTCAAGGATAG
- the rplN gene encoding 50S ribosomal protein L14 yields the protein MIQVESNLDVADNSGAKKVSCIKVLGGSKRRYATVGDIIVVSVKEAMPHSKVKKGAVMKAVVVRTTKEIGRPDGTYIKFDNNSAVLLNNSLEPVGTRIFGPVARELRLKSFMKIVSLAPEVL from the coding sequence ATGATTCAGGTAGAATCCAACCTCGACGTGGCCGACAACTCTGGTGCCAAAAAAGTATCTTGTATCAAGGTACTTGGTGGTTCCAAGAGGCGCTATGCCACAGTCGGAGACATTATAGTAGTTTCCGTCAAGGAAGCGATGCCCCATTCCAAAGTGAAGAAGGGCGCCGTGATGAAAGCTGTTGTTGTACGTACCACTAAAGAAATTGGACGTCCCGACGGCACTTACATCAAGTTCGACAATAACTCTGCCGTTCTTCTGAATAACTCTTTAGAACCTGTAGGGACTCGTATTTTCGGTCCCGTAGCTAGAGAACTGAGGCTTAAAAGCTTCATGAAAATCGTTTCTCTGGCACCAGAGGTTCTTTAA
- the rplX gene encoding 50S ribosomal protein L24, which yields MNKIHVDDKVMVIAGKDKGKIGKVLKINRKKDVVLVEQVNMVSRHTKPNPYANQPGGIVEKEAPLHISNIQVVCPSCTKATRVGVRETEDGKNIRFCKKCNEIID from the coding sequence ATGAACAAAATACATGTTGATGACAAAGTCATGGTCATCGCCGGCAAGGATAAGGGGAAGATCGGCAAGGTTCTCAAGATAAACCGCAAGAAGGACGTAGTCCTGGTGGAGCAGGTGAACATGGTTTCACGGCACACAAAGCCGAATCCCTATGCAAATCAGCCCGGCGGTATCGTTGAGAAAGAAGCCCCTCTCCATATCTCCAACATTCAGGTTGTGTGCCCTTCGTGCACAAAAGCAACCCGCGTTGGAGTTCGTGAGACCGAAGACGGAAAGAATATCCGTTTTTGTAAAAAATGTAACGAAATCATCGACTAG
- the rpsE gene encoding 30S ribosomal protein S5 encodes MEQNELGLIEKIVYLNRVAKVVKGGRRFSFSALVVVGDGKGQVGYGLGKANEVPEAIRKASEAARKSMISVPLLDGTLPYEVLGRFGAGRVMLKPASKGTGIIAGGPVRAVMEVIGVHDILTKAIGTNNPHNVLRATVAGLASLRSADEVSQLRGKTVVTPRK; translated from the coding sequence ATGGAACAGAATGAACTGGGTCTGATTGAAAAAATCGTTTACCTCAATAGAGTAGCAAAAGTTGTTAAAGGCGGTAGAAGGTTTTCCTTCAGTGCTCTCGTTGTCGTAGGCGACGGTAAAGGACAAGTCGGTTATGGACTTGGTAAGGCAAATGAAGTTCCCGAAGCTATTCGTAAAGCTTCTGAAGCTGCAAGAAAAAGTATGATCAGTGTACCTCTTCTTGACGGAACTCTTCCTTACGAAGTACTTGGCCGTTTCGGAGCCGGACGCGTCATGTTGAAGCCCGCATCTAAAGGTACCGGAATTATCGCCGGTGGTCCTGTGCGTGCTGTAATGGAAGTAATCGGCGTTCACGATATTCTTACCAAGGCTATCGGTACCAACAACCCTCACAACGTACTTCGCGCCACTGTGGCCGGACTCGCATCCCTCCGCAGTGCTGATGAAGTTTCCCAGCTCCGTGGAAAGACAGTTGTGACTCCCAGAAAGTAG
- the rpsH gene encoding 30S ribosomal protein S8, giving the protein MPVVDPIADMLTRIRNAQNASHKEVRIPGSKIKMAIAGILKEDGFITDIAEDNGEILCTLKYADGKPLINGMKKISTPGRRKFVGVDEIPSVLNGLGICILSTSKGVLDGIKAKAENVGGELLCEIW; this is encoded by the coding sequence ATGCCTGTTGTCGATCCAATCGCCGATATGCTGACCCGCATTCGTAATGCACAGAATGCTTCCCACAAAGAAGTACGCATTCCGGGTTCTAAAATAAAAATGGCTATCGCCGGGATTCTTAAAGAAGACGGATTCATCACTGATATCGCTGAAGATAACGGTGAAATCCTCTGCACTTTGAAATATGCTGATGGCAAGCCGCTCATTAACGGCATGAAGAAAATCAGCACTCCCGGACGCCGTAAATTTGTTGGTGTTGACGAAATACCTAGTGTCCTCAACGGACTCGGTATCTGCATCCTTTCCACTTCCAAGGGCGTTCTTGACGGCATTAAAGCTAAGGCTGAAAATGTCGGCGGTGAGCTCTTGTGCGAAATTTGGTAG
- the rplV gene encoding 50S ribosomal protein L22, with product MEAKAVAKYMRISARKVRLVAENIKGKPVEEAMNILKFTPKKGAEMLNKVLYSAVSNAEQMPGVDVDALLVDNVIINEGPTWKRIQPRAMGRAYRIRKRTSHITVVVKEM from the coding sequence ATGGAAGCTAAAGCTGTTGCAAAATATATGCGTATCTCCGCAAGGAAGGTACGTTTGGTAGCGGAAAACATCAAAGGGAAGCCTGTTGAGGAAGCGATGAACATCTTAAAGTTCACCCCTAAAAAGGGCGCTGAAATGCTCAACAAAGTGCTTTATTCTGCCGTATCCAATGCAGAGCAGATGCCCGGAGTGGATGTTGACGCTCTTCTCGTAGACAACGTTATTATTAACGAAGGTCCTACATGGAAGAGAATTCAGCCCAGGGCTATGGGTCGTGCTTACAGAATACGTAAACGTACGAGCCATATAACCGTCGTAGTAAAAGAAATGTAG
- the rpsS gene encoding 30S ribosomal protein S19 produces MPRSLKKGPFIDDHLLKKVVKAQDSGDRKVIQTWSRRSTIIPEMVGLTFAVHNGRKFIPVFVTENMVGHKLGEFSPTRTYYGHVADKKSKAKR; encoded by the coding sequence ATGCCAAGATCACTGAAAAAAGGCCCGTTTATCGATGATCATCTGCTGAAAAAGGTCGTCAAGGCTCAGGATTCCGGAGACCGTAAAGTTATCCAGACCTGGTCACGCCGTTCCACTATCATTCCTGAAATGGTAGGACTGACCTTCGCAGTACATAATGGCCGTAAGTTTATTCCTGTCTTTGTTACTGAGAACATGGTAGGACACAAGCTGGGTGAATTTTCCCCGACTCGTACCTATTATGGTCACGTAGCAGACAAAAAAAGCAAGGCCAAACGCTAG
- the rplP gene encoding 50S ribosomal protein L16: MLAPKKVKFRKRQKGRLKGKALRGSTIAFGDIAIKALEHGKLSSNQIEAARIAIMRHIKRGGQVFIRVFPDMPITAKPAEVRQGKGKGAPVGWVAPIKPGRILYEVKGVDLALAKEALTRASHKLSVKTQIVVKEAL; the protein is encoded by the coding sequence ATGCTCGCACCGAAAAAAGTTAAATTCCGTAAAAGGCAAAAAGGTCGCCTGAAGGGTAAAGCTCTTCGTGGTTCAACCATTGCTTTTGGTGATATCGCTATCAAGGCTCTTGAGCACGGAAAACTGAGCAGCAACCAGATTGAAGCTGCTCGTATCGCCATCATGAGACACATCAAGCGTGGCGGTCAGGTTTTCATCAGGGTTTTCCCTGATATGCCCATTACTGCTAAACCTGCTGAAGTCAGACAGGGTAAAGGTAAAGGTGCTCCTGTAGGTTGGGTTGCCCCGATTAAACCCGGTCGCATCCTCTACGAAGTTAAGGGCGTTGATCTCGCTCTTGCCAAAGAAGCTTTGACTCGTGCTTCTCATAAGCTGTCTGTTAAAACTCAGATAGTGGTTAAGGAGGCTTTGTAA
- the rpsQ gene encoding 30S ribosomal protein S17 encodes MAELNINGNRRMLIGKVVSDKADKTIVVLVETLVKHPLYKKYIRRRTKFMAHDPANDCKIGDKVQIVEFRPLSRRKRWHLDKILEKAV; translated from the coding sequence ATGGCAGAGCTTAATATAAATGGAAACAGGCGTATGCTGATCGGCAAAGTTGTCAGCGACAAGGCCGACAAGACAATTGTCGTTCTCGTTGAGACTCTGGTCAAGCATCCCCTGTACAAGAAATACATCCGTCGCCGTACTAAGTTTATGGCTCACGATCCTGCCAATGACTGCAAGATCGGCGATAAGGTGCAGATTGTCGAATTCCGCCCCCTGAGCCGTCGGAAAAGGTGGCATCTGGATAAAATACTGGAAAAAGCAGTTTAA